Proteins from one Piscinibacter lacus genomic window:
- a CDS encoding tetratricopeptide repeat protein: MQRRSALRHALAASFIALSLLPGFARAADTLADIQQGWEVIRYQTPARQREKAFEQLADRARQLREAQPGRPEPLIWEGIVLSSWAGEKGGLGALGLVKQARGLYEQAIAIDARALDGSALASLGVLYAKVPGWPIGFGDKTRARELLQRALKINPQGIDPHFFYAELLADEGQNAEALGHLDQALQAPPRPARQIADTGRREEIKALIGKLQAAR; encoded by the coding sequence ATGCAACGCCGCAGCGCCCTGCGCCACGCCCTGGCCGCCAGCTTCATCGCCCTCAGCCTCCTGCCTGGCTTCGCCCGGGCGGCCGACACCCTGGCCGACATCCAGCAGGGCTGGGAAGTCATCCGCTACCAGACCCCCGCCCGCCAGCGCGAGAAGGCCTTCGAGCAGCTTGCCGACCGCGCCCGCCAACTGCGCGAGGCCCAGCCCGGCCGGCCCGAGCCGCTGATCTGGGAAGGCATCGTGCTCAGCAGTTGGGCCGGCGAGAAGGGCGGCCTTGGCGCGCTCGGCCTCGTCAAACAGGCGCGCGGCCTGTACGAGCAGGCCATCGCCATCGACGCCCGCGCGCTCGACGGCTCGGCCCTGGCCAGCCTGGGCGTGCTCTATGCCAAGGTGCCCGGCTGGCCGATCGGCTTCGGCGACAAGACCCGCGCCCGGGAGCTGCTGCAACGGGCGCTGAAGATCAATCCGCAGGGCATCGACCCGCACTTCTTCTATGCCGAGCTGCTGGCCGACGAGGGCCAGAACGCCGAGGCCCTGGGCCATCTGGACCAGGCCTTGCAAGCCCCGCCGCGGCCCGCACGGCAGATTGCCGACACCGGCCGCCGCGAGGAGATCAAGGCCCTGATCGGCAAGCTGCAAGCCGCGCGCTGA
- a CDS encoding SDR family oxidoreductase, giving the protein MKLDQARALLTGAAGGIGTEAAEALARRGARLLLVGRRAEPLDTLARALGQRHGRSAGALRPGELPPDIAWLAADITRPEDQARCAQAAEACGVDLLIHNAGQPAFGRFEALDAERLHALIAVNLLAPMQLSLALLPGLRRKPQAAIVAIGSALGRLGLPGHVAYGASKAGLRGFCEGLRRELADTPVRVQYLGPRAVATGFNSPAAEAHRIASGSRADPPAEVARALIALIERGEAERHLGFPERLAGPINAFLPTLLDGPLGRQARSLPAA; this is encoded by the coding sequence ATGAAGCTCGATCAGGCCCGTGCCCTGCTCACCGGGGCCGCCGGCGGCATCGGTACCGAAGCCGCCGAGGCCCTGGCCCGCCGCGGCGCCCGGCTGCTGCTGGTCGGCCGCCGTGCCGAGCCGCTCGACACCCTGGCCCGCGCGCTGGGCCAGCGCCACGGCCGCAGCGCCGGCGCGCTGCGGCCCGGCGAGCTGCCGCCCGACATCGCCTGGCTGGCCGCCGACATCACCCGCCCCGAAGACCAGGCCCGCTGCGCCCAGGCCGCCGAGGCCTGCGGCGTCGATCTGCTGATCCACAACGCCGGCCAGCCGGCCTTCGGCCGTTTCGAGGCGCTGGACGCCGAGCGGCTGCACGCCCTGATCGCCGTCAACCTGCTCGCGCCCATGCAGCTCAGCCTGGCCCTGCTGCCCGGCCTGCGCCGCAAGCCGCAAGCGGCCATCGTCGCCATCGGCTCGGCCCTGGGCCGGCTGGGCCTGCCCGGCCATGTGGCCTATGGCGCGAGCAAGGCCGGCCTGCGCGGCTTCTGCGAAGGCCTGCGCCGCGAGCTGGCCGACACCCCGGTGCGCGTGCAATACCTCGGCCCGCGGGCCGTGGCCACCGGCTTCAACAGCCCCGCGGCCGAGGCCCACCGCATCGCCAGCGGCAGCCGCGCCGACCCGCCCGCCGAAGTGGCTCGGGCCCTGATCGCGCTGATCGAGCGCGGCGAGGCCGAGCGCCACCTCGGCTTTCCCGAGCGCCTGGCCGGCCCGATCAACGCCTTCCTGCCCACCCTGCTCGACGGCCCGCTCGGCCGCCAGGCCCGCAGCCTGCCGGCTGCCTGA
- a CDS encoding TenA family transcriptional regulator, with amino-acid sequence MTERFHATLLAATASERQALFSQPLILRALRGEVSRPAYRDFLQQAYHHVRHTVPLLQACRARIAARADTRLAWLLPALDEYIEEESGHEQWILDDIAAAGGDRAQAEASLPGHAAEVMVAYAYDQIARGNPLGFFGMVLVLEGSSVALALNAADRIQQALDLPDAAFSYLRSHGTLDQEHTAHFELLMDDIDDPADQAAIVHAARRFYRLYGAVFAEIAATADMLEAA; translated from the coding sequence ATGACCGAACGCTTCCACGCCACCCTGCTCGCCGCCACCGCATCCGAGCGCCAGGCCCTGTTCAGCCAGCCCTTGATCCTGCGGGCGCTGCGCGGCGAGGTCAGCCGGCCGGCCTACCGCGACTTCCTGCAGCAGGCCTACCACCATGTGCGCCACACCGTGCCGCTGCTGCAAGCCTGCCGCGCCCGCATCGCCGCCCGCGCCGACACGCGCCTGGCCTGGCTGCTTCCCGCCCTCGACGAATACATCGAGGAAGAGTCCGGCCACGAGCAGTGGATCCTCGACGACATCGCCGCAGCCGGCGGCGACCGCGCCCAGGCCGAAGCCAGCCTGCCCGGCCATGCGGCCGAGGTGATGGTGGCCTATGCCTACGACCAGATCGCCCGCGGCAATCCGCTGGGCTTCTTCGGCATGGTGCTGGTGCTCGAAGGCAGCAGCGTCGCGCTGGCGCTGAATGCGGCCGACCGCATCCAGCAGGCCCTGGACCTGCCCGATGCCGCCTTCAGCTACCTGCGCTCGCACGGCACGCTGGACCAGGAGCACACCGCCCACTTCGAGCTGCTGATGGACGACATCGACGACCCGGCCGACCAGGCCGCCATCGTCCATGCCGCGCGGCGCTTCTACCGGCTCTACGGCGCGGTCTTCGCCGAAATCGCCGCCACCGCCGACATGCTGGAGGCCGCATGA
- a CDS encoding AMP-binding protein: MSAHPLLPAALHTPAGCWTAAALADAAGQIARRLREQGVRVLATQLDNGAAWLLAEAAAAQAGIVHVPLPAFFSADQRRHALQAAGVDTLWLPAGAPTPPGLPTVDLHLPAGPGAPEAIEGRWLLGLAAGRSAPAVMPPGTGLVTFTSGTTGQPKGVCLARDRLAAVAAGLAQATADLPLQRHLAVLPLAVLLEQVAGTLAPAARGAELLLLPLAELGWSGSSRFDPARLQAAVQRHQAHSLILLPQMLRAWTAWLAAVGRRAPDSLRFVAVGGAAVGAATLAAARAVGLPVFEGYGLSEGGSVQTLNLPGADAPGSAGRPLPHTRLRLAADGEVEVAGTGLLGYLGEAEARPAEAWWPTGDLGRLDAAGHLWIAGRKKQVLITAYGRNVSPEWVECALQEAAPGGRPVIAQAVVFGEGQPTLSAVLWPLPGAAEDEAALDRELAAAVALANAGLPDYARIGRWLRAREPFDAASGLATDNGRPRRAAIAARHGAALGLEGDESAAPQSEAPSATRSAAPPRPTADACPAAPPTSHTTGAPTGVAA; encoded by the coding sequence ATGAGCGCCCATCCCCTGCTGCCCGCCGCCCTGCACACGCCGGCCGGCTGCTGGACGGCTGCCGCCCTGGCCGATGCCGCCGGGCAGATCGCCCGCCGCCTGCGCGAGCAGGGCGTGCGCGTGCTCGCCACCCAGCTCGACAACGGCGCCGCCTGGCTGCTGGCCGAAGCCGCTGCTGCCCAGGCCGGCATCGTCCACGTGCCGCTGCCGGCCTTCTTCAGCGCCGACCAGCGCCGCCACGCCCTGCAAGCCGCCGGGGTCGACACGCTCTGGCTGCCGGCCGGCGCGCCCACGCCGCCCGGCCTGCCCACCGTCGACCTGCATCTGCCCGCCGGCCCCGGCGCGCCCGAGGCCATCGAAGGCCGCTGGCTGCTGGGCCTGGCGGCAGGCCGCAGCGCGCCCGCGGTGATGCCGCCGGGCACCGGCCTCGTCACCTTCACCTCGGGCACCACCGGCCAGCCCAAGGGCGTCTGCCTGGCCCGCGATCGCCTGGCCGCCGTGGCGGCCGGCCTCGCCCAGGCCACGGCCGACCTGCCGCTGCAACGCCACCTGGCCGTGCTGCCGCTGGCCGTGCTGCTGGAGCAGGTGGCCGGCACCCTGGCGCCGGCCGCACGCGGTGCCGAGCTGCTGCTGCTGCCCTTGGCCGAGCTGGGCTGGAGTGGTTCCTCGCGCTTCGACCCCGCCCGCCTGCAGGCCGCCGTGCAGCGCCACCAGGCGCACAGCCTGATCCTGCTGCCGCAGATGCTGCGCGCCTGGACGGCCTGGCTGGCAGCGGTCGGCCGCCGGGCGCCCGACAGCCTGCGCTTCGTCGCCGTCGGGGGCGCGGCCGTGGGCGCGGCCACGCTGGCGGCGGCCCGCGCCGTCGGCCTGCCGGTCTTCGAGGGCTACGGCCTGTCGGAGGGCGGCTCGGTCCAGACCCTGAACCTGCCCGGCGCCGATGCGCCCGGCAGCGCCGGCCGCCCGCTGCCGCACACCCGTCTGCGCCTGGCGGCGGATGGCGAGGTCGAGGTGGCCGGCACCGGCCTGCTCGGCTACCTGGGCGAAGCCGAGGCCCGCCCGGCCGAGGCCTGGTGGCCGACCGGCGACCTCGGCCGCCTCGATGCCGCCGGCCACCTGTGGATCGCCGGTCGCAAGAAGCAGGTGCTGATCACCGCCTACGGCCGCAATGTTTCGCCCGAGTGGGTCGAGTGCGCGCTGCAGGAAGCCGCCCCCGGTGGTCGCCCCGTCATCGCTCAGGCGGTGGTCTTTGGCGAGGGCCAGCCGACCCTGTCGGCCGTGCTGTGGCCGCTGCCCGGGGCGGCGGAAGACGAGGCCGCGCTCGACCGCGAACTTGCCGCCGCCGTGGCCCTGGCCAATGCCGGCCTGCCCGACTACGCCCGCATCGGCCGCTGGCTGCGCGCCCGCGAACCCTTCGATGCCGCCAGCGGCCTGGCGACCGACAACGGCCGCCCGCGCCGCGCCGCCATCGCCGCACGCCATGGCGCGGCCCTGGGGCTGGAAGGCGACGAGTCCGCCGCGCCGCAATCCGAAGCCCCGTCGGCCACCCGGTCGGCGGCCCCGCCCCGCCCGACGGCCGACGCTTGCCCGGCGGCGCCCCCTACCAGCCACACGACCGGCGCCCCCACCGGCGTCGCAGCCTGA
- a CDS encoding thermostable hemolysin produces the protein MQAATRPCLPLSSPDRAELCEHGPDDPRRAEVEACIRQVYAQRFGARVERFAPRLLGLRSTVDGTLLGAAGYRFADQPLYLERYLDAPVDQLLGEHGPQRPPRAEIAEIGHLCALRPGDGLRLIPAVAAHLHAAGVRWAACTLTEELRRLFLRLGLAPVALGSADPARLRPEERAAWGDYYSHHPVVIAGRLQPAVERLQAAAAARPGRLA, from the coding sequence ATGCAAGCCGCCACCCGCCCCTGCCTTCCCCTGAGTTCCCCGGACCGTGCCGAGCTGTGCGAGCACGGCCCGGACGATCCGCGCCGTGCCGAGGTGGAGGCCTGCATCCGCCAGGTCTATGCCCAGCGCTTCGGCGCCCGGGTCGAGCGCTTCGCGCCGCGCCTGCTGGGCCTGCGCTCGACGGTGGATGGCACGCTGCTCGGCGCGGCTGGCTACCGATTCGCCGACCAGCCGCTCTACCTGGAGCGCTACCTCGATGCGCCGGTCGATCAACTGCTGGGCGAACACGGCCCGCAGCGGCCGCCGCGCGCCGAGATCGCCGAGATCGGCCACCTGTGCGCCCTGCGGCCGGGCGACGGCCTGCGGCTCATCCCCGCCGTGGCCGCCCACCTGCATGCCGCCGGCGTGCGCTGGGCCGCTTGCACGCTGACCGAGGAGCTGCGCCGGCTCTTCCTGCGCCTGGGTCTGGCGCCGGTGGCCCTGGGCTCGGCCGACCCGGCCCGGCTGCGGCCCGAGGAACGCGCGGCCTGGGGCGACTACTACAGCCACCATCCGGTCGTGATCGCCGGCCGCCTCCAGCCCGCGGTCGAGCGCTTGCAGGCCGCCGCCGCCGCCCGCCCGGGCCGCCTGGCATGA
- a CDS encoding 3',5'-nucleoside bisphosphate phosphatase: MPAEEALLNADLHCHSHVSDGKLSPAALAERAAAGGVGLWALTDHDELGGQAEAREAALDLGLAWLAGVEVSVSFAGETVHIVGLGLDPDDAGLQAGLASVRAGRTERARAMGEGLARIGLPGAYEGALRYVHNPNLVSRTHFARWLVETGVCETTHEVFRRYLTEGKPGYVPHRWAGLGDTVRWITGAGGIAVIAHPGRYRFSPTAEYALITEFMAHGGRGIEVVTGSHSAAEALKYADTAREFGLLASRGSDFHAPGESRTDLGALPWLPGDLDAVWDALGPRIARR, encoded by the coding sequence ATGCCCGCCGAAGAAGCCCTGCTGAATGCCGACCTGCACTGCCACTCGCATGTGTCCGACGGCAAGCTCAGCCCGGCGGCGCTGGCGGAGCGGGCAGCGGCCGGCGGCGTCGGCCTCTGGGCCCTGACCGACCACGACGAGCTGGGCGGCCAGGCCGAGGCCCGCGAGGCCGCGCTGGACCTGGGCCTGGCCTGGCTGGCCGGGGTGGAGGTCTCGGTCAGCTTCGCGGGCGAGACGGTGCACATCGTCGGCCTGGGCCTGGACCCGGACGATGCCGGCCTGCAAGCCGGCCTGGCCAGCGTACGCGCCGGCCGCACCGAGCGCGCCCGCGCCATGGGCGAGGGCCTGGCCCGCATCGGCCTGCCCGGCGCCTACGAGGGCGCGCTGCGCTACGTCCACAACCCCAATCTGGTGTCGCGCACGCACTTTGCGCGCTGGCTGGTCGAAACCGGCGTCTGCGAGACCACGCACGAGGTCTTCCGCCGCTACCTGACCGAGGGCAAGCCCGGCTATGTGCCGCACCGCTGGGCCGGCCTGGGCGACACGGTGCGCTGGATCACCGGAGCCGGCGGCATCGCGGTGATCGCCCATCCCGGGCGCTACCGCTTCTCGCCGACGGCCGAGTACGCGCTCATCACCGAATTCATGGCCCACGGCGGCCGCGGCATCGAGGTGGTGACCGGCAGCCACAGCGCGGCCGAGGCCCTGAAGTACGCCGACACGGCGCGCGAATTCGGCTTGCTGGCCTCGCGCGGCTCGGATTTCCACGCGCCCGGCGAAAGCCGCACCGATCTGGGCGCCCTGCCCTGGCTGCCCGGCGACCTGGACGCCGTCTGGGACGCGCTCGGCCCGCGCATCGCGCGGCGCTGA
- a CDS encoding M48 family metalloprotease yields the protein MATGQGASGWGRGGLGAWGRAAVAALAAWMACEVQAAEADAPQAGVQGLHARVQFHAEAPGEPGGIAEVLDRSQRMRLAALRQAEPAPEAVEVIRASFIAVMAAWPRAPQVSLLVTRAPVIAESLLGRVIVASEALAGLPEAQRRFVLAHELGHVIEGHWARMGMLYRKHVPGAVDPEHTQAVAQVLGREASALAHEQELAADAFGLRLIQRMGHEVGDALAAFRCFGALPDTATHPGTRKRVAHLHALTAEAQVAPSLTAASSD from the coding sequence ATGGCGACAGGGCAGGGTGCAAGCGGCTGGGGCCGCGGCGGCTTGGGGGCCTGGGGACGGGCCGCGGTGGCCGCGCTGGCGGCCTGGATGGCCTGCGAGGTGCAGGCGGCCGAGGCCGATGCGCCGCAGGCCGGCGTCCAGGGCCTGCACGCCCGGGTGCAGTTCCATGCCGAAGCCCCGGGCGAGCCCGGTGGCATCGCCGAGGTGCTGGACCGCTCGCAGCGCATGCGACTGGCCGCGCTGCGCCAGGCCGAGCCCGCACCCGAGGCGGTCGAGGTGATCCGCGCCAGCTTCATTGCCGTGATGGCCGCCTGGCCGCGGGCGCCGCAGGTCAGCCTGTTGGTGACGCGGGCGCCGGTGATCGCCGAAAGCCTGCTCGGCCGGGTGATCGTCGCGAGCGAGGCCCTGGCCGGCCTGCCGGAGGCCCAGCGTCGCTTCGTGCTGGCCCATGAGCTGGGCCATGTGATCGAGGGCCACTGGGCGCGCATGGGCATGCTCTACCGCAAGCATGTGCCGGGTGCCGTCGACCCCGAGCACACGCAGGCCGTGGCCCAGGTGCTGGGCCGCGAGGCCTCGGCCCTGGCCCATGAGCAGGAACTCGCCGCCGATGCCTTCGGCCTGCGCCTGATCCAGCGCATGGGCCATGAGGTCGGCGATGCGCTGGCCGCCTTCCGCTGCTTCGGGGCCCTGCCCGACACCGCCACCCATCCGGGCACGCGCAAGCGGGTGGCGCACCTGCATGCCTTGACGGCCGAGGCACAGGTGGCGCCATCCCTGACCGCGGCTTCCTCCGACTGA